Proteins from a single region of Neomonachus schauinslandi chromosome 10, ASM220157v2, whole genome shotgun sequence:
- the EIF6 gene encoding eukaryotic translation initiation factor 6 — MAVRASFENNCEIGCFAKLTNTYCLVAIGGSENFYSVFEGELADTIPVVHASIAGCRIIGRMCVGNRHGLLVPNNTTDQELQHIRNCLPDSVQIRRVEERLSALGNVTTCNDYVALVHPDLDRETEEILADVLRVEVFRQTVADQVLVGSYSVFSNQGGLVHPKTSIEDQDELSSLLQVPLVAGTVNRGSEVIAAGMVVNDWCAFCGLDTTSTELSVVESVFKLNEAQPSTIATSMRDSLIDSLT, encoded by the exons ATGGCGGTCCGAGCGTCTTTCGAGAACAACTGTGAGATCGGCTGCTTTGCCAAACTCACCAACACCTACTGCCTAGTGGCCATCGGAGGGTCGGAGAACTTCTACAG TGTGTTCGAGGGTGAGCTCGCCGATACCATCCCTGTGGTGCACGCGTCCATCGCCGGCTGCCGCATCATCGGGCGCATGTGTGTGG GGAACAGACATGGTCTCCTGGTGCCCAACAACACCACGGACCAGGAACTGCAGCACATTCGCAACTGCCTCCCAGACTCAGTGCAGATCCGGCGGGTGGAGGAGCGGCTCTCAGCCCTGGGCAATGTCACCACGTGCAACGACTATGTGGCTTTGGTCCACCCAGACCTGGACAGG gaaacagaagaaatcCTGGCTGATGTGCTCAGGGTGGAAGTCTTCAGACAGACAGTGGCTGACCAGGTGCTAGTAGGAAGCTACTCTGTCTTCAGCAATCAGGGAGGCCTGGTACATCCCAAGACTTCAATCGAAGACCAAGATGAGCTGTCCTCTCTTCTTCAGGTCCCCCTTGTG GCGGGCACTGTGAACCGAGGCAGTGAGGTGATTGCCGCGGGAATGGTGGTGAACGACTGGTGTGCCTTCTGTGGCCTGGACACAACCAGCACAGAGCTGTCAGTGGTGGAGAGTGTCTTCAAGCTGAACGAAGCCCAGCCGAGCACCATTGCTACCAGCATGCGGGATTCCCTCATCGACAG CCTCACCTGA
- the FAM83C gene encoding protein FAM83C, translated as MFGSLGPGDLGAQGMAGALRGRVEELKRPWWREASPLVLQHSEAARLAADALLERGEAAYLQVISEERELPFLSTLDMDYMTSHVHGGPELSEAQGPEASGPDRLSLLSEVTSGTYFPMASDIDPPDLDLGWPEVPQATGFSPTQAVVYFQRDKAKNIKDLLRFLFSQAHTVVAVVMDVFTDMELLCDLMEASSRRGVPVYLLLAQEHLRHFLEMCYKMDLNGGHLPNMRVRSTCGDTYCSKAGRRFAGQALEKFVVIDCEQVVAGSYSFTWLCSQAHTSMVLQLRGRIVEDFDREFRCLYAESRPVEGFCSGEDPVSPRALWPPPAALGFRPRVPSPTSSSPSSISFSSIKRSPLMGHSSYLAPPGGGGCSDMRMGSSSLGPAHREASGQPSLQRQLSDPNHGSLLGPYRSNLGQLGASPWSQSSPALNHNGASPLTLAVGSLLLARQSPLPPSANAVALSRLPENGLLGSQECSPQRSRWAPGTALEAVEEKKVSLSQSHSQLDLLVPFPRAREAGSPDSGVNPNSGSLWPGEQAPEDRKLSPNQRYNQLDLLPQTPGAGGTPESGSPRPGNRTPEDKRLPSNHSQLDLLVQYPKAGGSRVPPEASSSARAGKQRQDERRRTLGHSQLDLITKFGPFRGEGPGPNGLPRPSPAQKAGVGSGDEKRLTLGHSKLDLITKYHQLQGARQGPEPGLPGGPPGGHLNGSNNGLFGDEKRLTLGHSKLDLITKYSKSKFKLLRSRFES; from the exons ATGTTCGGAAGCCTAGGGCCTGGGGACTTGGGAGCCCAGGGCATGGCGGGAGCCCTGCGGGGCCGGGTGGAGGAGCTGAAGCGGCCGTGGTGGCGGGAGGCCTCACCGCTGGTGCTCCAGCACAGTGAGGCTGCCCGGCTGGCAGCCGACGCCCTCCTGGAGCGGGGCGAAGCTGCCTACCTGCAGGTCATCTCCGAGGAGCGGGAGCTGCCCTTCCTGAGCACTCTGGACATGGACTACATGACCAGCCATGTGCATGGGGGCCCTGAGCTCAGCGAGGCCCAGGGGCCGGAAGCCTCAGGGCCTGACCGCCTCAGCCTGCTCTCTGAAGTCACCTCGGGCACTTACTTCCCCATGGCCTCTGACATAGACCCTCCGGACCTGGACTTGGGCTGGCCTGAGGTTCCACAGGCCACGGGCTTCAGCCCCACCCAGGCTGTGGTCTACTTCCAGCGAGACAAGGCCAAGAACATCAAGGACCTTCTGCGTTTTCTCTTCAGCCAGGCCCACACG GTGGTGGCTGTGGTGATGGATGTATTCACTGACATGGAGCTTCTGTGTGACCTCATGGAGGCCTCGAGCCGGCGTGGTGTCCCCGTCTACCTGCTTCTGGCTCAGGAGCACCTCAGGCACTTCCTGGAGATGTGCTACAAGATGGACCTCAATGGGGGGCACCTGCCG AATATGCGTGTGCGGAGCACGTGTGGGGACACATACTGCAGCAAGGCAGGCCGTCGCTTCGCGGGGCAGGCCCTGGAGAAGTTTGTTGTCATCGACTGCGAACAGGTGGTGGCAGGCAGCTACAG CTTCACCTGGCTTTGCAGCCAGGCCCACACTAGCATGGTGCTGCAGCTGAGAGGCCGCATCGTGGAAGACTTTGACCGGGAGTTCCGCTGTCTGTATGCAGAGTCTCGGCCTGTGGAGGGCTTCTGCAGCGGCGAGGATCCCGTATCTCCCAGGGCACTGTGGCCCCCGCCAGCGGCCCTGGGCTTCAGGCCCCGTGTGCCAAGCCCCACAtcctcctcaccctccagcaTCAGCTTCAGCAGCATCAAACGCTCACCTCTCATGGGCCACTCCTCTTACCTCGCTCCGCCGGGAGGTGGTGGCTGCAGTGACATGCGTATGGGGTCCTCATCCCTCGGCCCTGCCCACCGCGAGGCCAGTGGCCAGCCCTCCCTGCAGCGCCAGCTGTCAGACCCGAACCATGGCTCCCTGCTAGGGCCCTACAGGTCCAATCTAGGCCAGCTGGGCGCGTCCCCATGGTCCCAGTCCTCTCCTGCCCTCAATCACAATGGTGCCAGCCCCCTGACCCTAGCAGTGGGGTCGCTTCTGCTTGCTCGCCAAAGcccccttcccccctctgccAATGCTGTAGCCCTGTCCCGGCTCCCAGAGAATGGGCTCCTGGGAAGCCAGGAGTGTAGCCCCCAACGAAGTCGCTGGGCACCTGGAACAGCCCTGGAGGCAGTGGAGGAGAAGAAGGTGTCTCTGAGTCAGAGCCATAGCCAGTTGGATCTCCTGGTCCCCTTCCCCAGAGCCAGAGAAGCTGGAAGCCCTGATTCTGGGGTTAACCCCAACTCGGGCTCCCTCTGGCCTGGAGAGCAGGCTCCAGAGGACAGGAAGTTGTCCCCAAACCAGAGATACAACCAGTTGGATCTCCTGCCCCAGACCCCGGGTGCTGGGGGTACCCCTGAGTCAGGTTCCCCCAGACCTGGCAATCGAACCCCAGAGGACAAGAGGCTGCCCTCAAACCACAGCCAACTGGACCTCCTGGTACAATACCCCAAGGCTGGGGGCTCCAGAGTGCCCCCTGAAGCCAGCTCCTCAGCCAGGGCTGGCAAGCAGCGTCAAGATGAGCGACGACGGACCCTGGGCCACAGCCAGCTGGACCTCATCACAAAGTTTGGCCCATTTCGGGGCGAGGGGCCTGGGCCCAATGGTCTCCCCAGACCAAGCCCTGCTCAAAAGGCTGGAGTGGGCTCTGGGGATGAGAAGCGGCTGACCCTGGGCCACAGCAAGCTGGACCTCATCACCAAGTATCATCAATTGCAGGGTGCCAGGCAAGGACCTGAGCCTGGCCTCCCTGGGGGCCCCCCAGGGGGACATCTCAATGGCAGTAACAATGGCCTGTTTGGGGATGAGAAGCGGCTGACCCTGGGCCACAGCAAACTGGACCTCATCACTAAGTACAGCAAGTCCAAGTTCAAGCTGCTCCGAAGCCGCTTTGAGTCCTAG